A stretch of the Bacillus sp. B-jedd genome encodes the following:
- the mreD gene encoding rod shape-determining protein MreD, translating to MNRFFLPLLLFLFFTIESVFVQLLPSEYFYGKWILVPRFLIMALMLLAIYNAPKIAIIYGFVFGLLFDIVYTEIIGVYLFLFPLTIYLVMKAMKVLMANALVVMIIIMTGISLLEAVIYKLNHFIHLTDLTFSEFAQMRLLPSLCLNLIFLVLAYYPLKRYFEKLGGQDSLL from the coding sequence GTGAACCGGTTCTTTCTTCCTCTTTTATTGTTCCTTTTTTTTACGATTGAGAGTGTCTTTGTCCAGCTGCTTCCCTCGGAATATTTTTATGGGAAATGGATTCTCGTACCAAGGTTCCTGATCATGGCTCTGATGCTGCTGGCCATCTACAATGCGCCAAAAATTGCGATTATATACGGATTTGTATTCGGTCTGTTATTCGACATCGTGTATACTGAAATTATTGGAGTCTATTTATTTCTCTTTCCCCTGACAATCTACCTTGTTATGAAAGCAATGAAGGTTCTCATGGCAAATGCGCTGGTTGTTATGATTATTATTATGACCGGTATATCCTTGTTGGAGGCGGTCATTTACAAATTGAACCATTTCATTCATCTGACGGACCTTACTTTTTCAGAATTTGCCCAGATGCGGCTGCTTCCGTCCCTTTGCCTGAACCTGATCTTTCTTGTTTTGGCATATTACCCTCTGAAGCGGTATTTTGAAAAATTGGGCGGGCAGGATTCGTTATTATAA
- the mreC gene encoding rod shape-determining protein MreC, whose protein sequence is MPQFFLNKRLIILLVSIIILVALIGFSLREREKLTWPEQFVKDSTGWLQSLVSTPVQYVAGFIENVGDLQDTYSENKELKSRVEYIAELESDVARLKRENKELREILQKSESLSESELIHSSVIGRNPDRWNEQIIINKGTSDKIKKNMAVITSKGLIGKIKTANDFSSTVQLLSAMDPKNRISVVTQGDSEVFGFVEGFDEEKKLLKVKKIPYEAKVKKGQTVITSGLGGVFPEGLLVGKVVEVQPDQYGLNQIALVKPEADFYGIREVMVVKRLIMKPDKKEMVDEKEEEL, encoded by the coding sequence ATGCCGCAATTCTTTTTGAATAAACGCCTCATTATTTTGCTCGTAAGTATCATCATTCTGGTGGCTTTGATTGGATTTTCATTAAGGGAGCGGGAGAAGCTTACATGGCCGGAGCAGTTCGTCAAGGACAGCACCGGCTGGCTTCAATCGCTTGTATCCACGCCAGTCCAATATGTGGCCGGTTTTATTGAAAATGTAGGTGACCTTCAAGATACATACAGTGAAAATAAGGAGCTTAAATCCCGAGTCGAATACATCGCTGAGCTTGAATCGGATGTAGCCAGGCTGAAGAGGGAAAATAAAGAACTTCGCGAAATTCTCCAGAAAAGTGAGTCGCTCAGCGAATCTGAATTAATCCACTCATCGGTCATCGGCCGTAATCCGGACCGATGGAATGAACAGATTATTATCAATAAAGGAACGTCAGACAAGATTAAAAAAAATATGGCCGTCATCACTTCCAAAGGGCTGATCGGCAAAATTAAAACCGCAAACGATTTTTCTTCAACGGTCCAGCTATTGAGCGCGATGGATCCTAAAAACCGGATTTCCGTCGTTACCCAGGGGGACAGCGAAGTCTTTGGATTCGTTGAAGGCTTCGACGAAGAGAAAAAGCTTTTGAAAGTGAAGAAGATCCCTTATGAGGCGAAAGTGAAAAAGGGGCAGACCGTCATTACTTCCGGCCTTGGCGGTGTCTTTCCAGAGGGGCTGCTTGTCGGCAAGGTTGTCGAAGTGCAGCCAGACCAATATGGGCTGAACCAAATCGCGCTTGTAAAACCTGAAGCGGATTTCTATGGGATTCGTGAGGTTATGGTTGTTAAAAGACTAATAATGAAACCTGATAAAAAAGAAATGGTGGACGAAAAGGAGGAAGAATTGTGA
- a CDS encoding rod shape-determining protein, translated as MFGFGSKDLGIDLGTANTLIYVKGKGIVLREPSVVAFQNDTKQIVAVGNDAKNMIGRTPGNIVALRPMKDGVIADYETTATMMKYYIKQASKNTGFFKNSKPYIMVCVPSGITAVEQRAVIDATKQAGARDAFPIEEPFAAAIGANLPVWEPTGSMVVDIGGGTTEVAIISLGGIVTSQSIRIAGDEMDEAIIQYIRKTYNLMIGDRTAEAIKMEVGSAGGTEDIENMEIRGRDLLTGLPKTIEITAAEIAGALHDTVYAIVDAVKNTLEKTPPELAADIMDRGIVLTGGGALLRNIDKVIGKETNMPVLIAEDPLDCVAIGTGKALDHINLFKNRPRESR; from the coding sequence ATGTTTGGATTTGGGAGCAAAGATCTTGGCATCGATTTGGGGACTGCCAATACACTTATATACGTTAAAGGAAAAGGAATTGTTTTAAGGGAGCCGTCTGTCGTTGCGTTCCAGAACGATACGAAGCAGATTGTCGCTGTCGGGAATGATGCGAAAAATATGATCGGCCGCACACCAGGCAATATTGTTGCCTTGAGGCCAATGAAGGACGGTGTCATCGCCGATTACGAAACAACGGCGACGATGATGAAATACTATATCAAGCAGGCGTCCAAGAATACCGGCTTTTTCAAAAACAGCAAGCCGTATATCATGGTCTGTGTTCCTTCCGGGATTACCGCTGTTGAGCAGCGCGCGGTAATCGATGCGACAAAACAGGCCGGCGCAAGGGATGCGTTCCCGATTGAAGAGCCGTTTGCCGCGGCAATCGGTGCGAATCTTCCTGTCTGGGAGCCGACCGGAAGCATGGTCGTCGATATCGGCGGCGGTACAACCGAAGTGGCGATCATTTCCCTGGGCGGAATTGTGACAAGCCAGTCAATCAGGATTGCAGGCGATGAAATGGATGAAGCTATCATCCAATACATCCGTAAAACATATAACCTGATGATCGGAGACCGGACAGCTGAAGCTATCAAGATGGAAGTTGGTTCAGCTGGCGGGACAGAAGACATTGAAAATATGGAAATCCGCGGCCGCGACCTTCTGACCGGCCTGCCAAAAACGATTGAAATTACCGCGGCGGAAATTGCCGGCGCGCTTCATGATACAGTTTACGCGATTGTCGATGCAGTCAAGAATACACTTGAGAAGACTCCGCCAGAGCTTGCTGCGGATATCATGGACCGAGGAATCGTCCTGACAGGCGGCGGCGCGCTCCTGCGCAATATTGATAAAGTAATTGGCAAGGAAACGAATATGCCGGTGTTGATCGCTGAGGATCCGCTGGACTGTGTGGCAATCGGTACAGGGAAGGCGCTCGACCATATCAACTTGTTTAAAAACAGGCCGAGGGAATCCCGTTAA
- the radC gene encoding RadC family protein — protein MIRDYPQEERPRERFIAGGPASLSNHELIALLLRTGTKDESVLQLSNRLLSHFEGLRLLKAASLEEITTIKGIGKAKAIQLMAALELGGRVANLTNNDRYVIRSPEDGANYVMNEMRFLSQEHFVCLYLNTKNQVLHKQTIFIGSLNASIVHPREVFKEAFRRSAASIICLHNHPSGDPTPSREDIEVTKRLAECGKIIGIDVLDHLIIGENKFISLKEKGYL, from the coding sequence ATGATCCGTGATTACCCCCAGGAAGAAAGGCCGCGCGAACGCTTCATTGCGGGCGGTCCGGCAAGCCTGTCAAACCACGAACTAATTGCCCTTTTGCTCCGGACAGGGACGAAGGATGAATCTGTCCTGCAGCTGTCCAACCGGCTCCTTTCCCATTTTGAAGGCTTGAGGCTTCTTAAGGCGGCCTCGCTCGAAGAAATCACCACAATCAAGGGGATCGGGAAAGCAAAGGCGATCCAGCTGATGGCGGCCCTGGAGTTGGGCGGCAGGGTGGCTAATCTGACAAACAATGATAGATATGTGATCCGTTCCCCGGAGGATGGGGCAAACTACGTGATGAATGAAATGCGTTTCCTGAGCCAGGAGCATTTCGTGTGTCTTTATCTGAACACGAAGAACCAGGTTCTGCATAAACAGACCATTTTCATTGGAAGCCTGAATGCCTCAATCGTCCATCCGCGCGAGGTTTTCAAAGAAGCGTTCCGGCGCTCGGCAGCCTCCATTATTTGCCTCCATAACCACCCTTCCGGCGATCCGACCCCGAGCAGGGAGGATATCGAGGTGACAAAGCGCCTCGCGGAATGCGGGAAAATTATTGGGATCGATGTCCTGGACCACTTGATCATCGGAGAAAATAAATTCATCAGTCTGAAAGAAAAAGGGTATTTGTGA
- a CDS encoding Maf family protein — protein MPNLILASSSPRRKELLENLHLNFHIYSSDIDESFEPGTSPEEVVMGLAERKARAVFSKHPNDFIIGSDTVVVFDGAILGKPTGHEEAVGMLRLLSGQAHEVYTGVSIISPGNEVRFFEKTKVHFWELTDREIEYYVNSGEPFDKAGGYGIQGLGSMLVKKIDGDYFAVMGLPVSMTVRELRKAGWPLPF, from the coding sequence ATGCCGAACCTCATTTTAGCCTCTTCTTCTCCACGGCGAAAAGAACTTCTGGAAAATCTCCATCTGAATTTCCACATTTACAGCTCTGATATCGACGAAAGCTTTGAACCTGGTACCTCCCCGGAGGAAGTTGTCATGGGCCTTGCTGAAAGAAAAGCAAGAGCTGTTTTTTCAAAACATCCCAATGATTTTATCATTGGCTCCGATACCGTTGTCGTTTTCGACGGTGCCATCCTTGGCAAGCCTACGGGCCACGAGGAAGCTGTCGGAATGCTGCGGCTTTTGTCTGGACAGGCCCATGAAGTCTATACCGGGGTTTCAATTATCAGCCCGGGGAATGAAGTCCGTTTTTTTGAAAAAACCAAAGTGCATTTCTGGGAGTTGACGGACAGGGAAATCGAGTACTACGTGAACAGCGGCGAGCCTTTTGACAAGGCGGGCGGCTATGGCATCCAGGGACTCGGCAGCATGCTTGTCAAAAAAATTGACGGCGATTATTTCGCTGTAATGGGCCTTCCGGTTTCCATGACTGTCAGGGAACTGAGGAAGGCAGGCTGGCCGCTGCCTTTTTAA
- a CDS encoding PilN domain-containing protein: MLIEINLLPKKERKSSSIIFASMLLAVLLLCGGGFFFWQISSLNTDIASVDNRIETTKKIAELEEKKAGDLTAADSAEKLENTIAWAEEYTIPSVPVMQEFSSLLPERGFILSFAYQELGELALTVQFDSSREAAYFLNSLNKSAWVKEASLTSLSAAQADQQAGAADIEKAEKEKEYLPRYTGQFQITLNKQTVKDFVQSQDGEGAGGI, encoded by the coding sequence ATGCTGATTGAAATTAACCTGCTCCCGAAAAAGGAGCGAAAAAGCTCAAGCATTATTTTTGCATCAATGCTGTTGGCCGTTTTGCTGTTATGTGGCGGAGGTTTTTTCTTCTGGCAAATATCCTCGCTTAATACCGATATTGCTTCAGTAGATAACCGGATTGAAACAACGAAAAAAATCGCCGAGCTAGAAGAAAAAAAGGCGGGCGATTTGACCGCGGCCGACTCAGCGGAGAAGCTTGAGAATACTATTGCCTGGGCGGAGGAATACACCATCCCATCCGTTCCTGTCATGCAGGAATTCTCTTCCCTTTTGCCGGAACGCGGCTTTATTCTGTCCTTCGCTTATCAGGAATTAGGTGAACTTGCCCTCACGGTACAATTTGATTCAAGCAGGGAAGCGGCTTATTTCCTGAACAGCCTCAATAAATCAGCGTGGGTAAAAGAGGCGAGCCTTACGAGTCTGTCCGCAGCCCAGGCTGACCAGCAGGCTGGCGCGGCAGACATTGAAAAAGCTGAGAAAGAAAAAGAATACTTGCCTCGCTATACGGGCCAGTTTCAAATCACCCTGAATAAGCAGACTGTCAAAGACTTCGTGCAAAGTCAGGACGGGGAAGGAGCTGGCGGGATATGA
- the pilM gene encoding type IV pilus biogenesis protein PilM: MAFSFSFGSKRPVNLVFCDHAVRFLELKSADPPVALRWGERDLPAGIIEDGKIFDFETLSTILEECVEEWKIGRRQVNFIVPDPLVIIRKISIPADVLEDEVKSHLYMELGASIHLPFEDPVFDVHPLGQKNGKKELLLFSSPERYVMEYSELLSGLKLVPMAADISPLALYRLYHSMDGVQPEESLFAVQINLTSVSMCIFEGHIPYFMRQFPLDFEEEKWEIRRDGSGVCEYSYRGDPLQLDDQFSMVYSEMGKLMDFYRYSSGRENAEVTKILLDGDHPLRLTILEEMKKQFDLPITILPADAVQNGRNKVLPESYALALGLGLKEVK; this comes from the coding sequence ATGGCCTTTTCGTTTTCTTTTGGAAGTAAGCGTCCTGTTAATTTAGTTTTTTGTGATCATGCTGTGCGGTTTCTTGAGTTGAAGTCGGCGGATCCTCCTGTTGCTTTGCGATGGGGGGAACGTGATTTGCCCGCGGGGATTATTGAGGATGGGAAGATTTTTGATTTTGAGACGCTTTCGACGATTCTTGAAGAATGTGTGGAGGAGTGGAAAATCGGGCGGCGCCAAGTGAATTTTATTGTGCCGGATCCGCTTGTAATAATCCGGAAAATCTCGATTCCTGCCGATGTGCTTGAGGATGAAGTAAAAAGCCACTTGTATATGGAGCTAGGCGCAAGCATTCATCTACCTTTTGAGGACCCTGTTTTTGACGTGCATCCTCTGGGGCAAAAGAACGGCAAGAAGGAACTTCTCTTGTTTTCGTCTCCGGAAAGGTACGTCATGGAATATTCAGAGCTTCTGTCAGGCCTCAAGCTTGTCCCGATGGCTGCGGATATTTCCCCCCTTGCCCTTTACAGGCTCTACCACTCTATGGACGGAGTGCAGCCAGAGGAGAGCCTGTTCGCTGTCCAAATCAATTTGACCAGTGTAAGTATGTGTATTTTCGAAGGACACATTCCGTACTTTATGAGGCAGTTCCCGCTCGATTTCGAAGAAGAGAAATGGGAGATCAGAAGGGATGGTTCAGGCGTCTGCGAATACAGTTATAGAGGGGATCCACTGCAGCTTGACGACCAGTTCTCGATGGTGTATTCGGAAATGGGCAAATTGATGGATTTCTATCGCTATTCCTCAGGACGCGAAAATGCGGAAGTTACAAAAATCCTCCTGGACGGTGACCATCCATTGCGCCTGACGATTCTTGAGGAAATGAAAAAGCAATTTGATCTGCCGATTACCATTCTACCGGCGGATGCGGTTCAAAACGGCAGGAACAAGGTGCTGCCTGAAAGCTATGCACTTGCCCTCGGGCTAGGCTTGAAAGAGGTGAAATAA
- a CDS encoding prepilin peptidase, with translation MILALCFLYGITFGSFFNVVGLRVPEGQSIVKPRSACPSCRHELRWWELIPVFSYVLLKGKCRGCGSRISPVYPITELLTGILFALAPVLLGWTWELVIAWTLISLFMIIFVSDIHYMVIPDKILLFFAGIFLLERIIWPLTPWWDSLLGAAAGFLLLLLIAYVSKGGMGGGDVKLFAVIGFVLGWKLMLLSFMLSTFFGAFFGILAMALKLVKRRQPIPFGPFIALGTLTAYFFGTQLIEKYLEFITSC, from the coding sequence ATGATTCTAGCACTATGTTTTTTATACGGCATCACCTTCGGCTCATTCTTTAACGTTGTCGGTCTAAGGGTGCCGGAGGGGCAATCAATTGTCAAACCGCGCTCGGCCTGCCCGTCATGCAGGCATGAATTGCGGTGGTGGGAATTGATTCCGGTTTTTTCATACGTATTACTCAAGGGGAAATGCCGTGGCTGTGGGTCGCGGATTTCCCCTGTTTATCCAATAACGGAGCTGTTGACCGGAATCCTGTTTGCACTCGCGCCGGTGCTGCTTGGCTGGACGTGGGAACTCGTCATTGCCTGGACGCTGATTTCCCTCTTTATGATAATATTCGTCAGCGACATTCATTATATGGTCATCCCTGATAAAATTTTGTTGTTCTTTGCAGGGATTTTTTTGTTGGAACGGATTATTTGGCCGCTTACGCCGTGGTGGGACTCACTCCTTGGGGCGGCAGCCGGCTTCCTGCTTCTTCTTTTGATAGCTTATGTTAGCAAGGGAGGCATGGGCGGCGGTGATGTGAAGCTGTTTGCGGTCATTGGTTTTGTCCTTGGATGGAAACTGATGCTTTTATCTTTTATGCTATCGACTTTTTTCGGAGCTTTCTTTGGAATCCTCGCCATGGCACTGAAACTTGTCAAAAGGCGGCAGCCGATCCCATTCGGACCGTTCATCGCCCTCGGCACGCTCACTGCTTACTTCTTCGGTACACAATTAATTGAAAAATATCTTGAATTTATAACTTCTTGTTAA
- a CDS encoding type II secretion system protein, protein MFKSLKKKMNDQRGLTLIELLAVIVILGIIAAIAVPAISNLIDNTRNKATVSEGLQIISSAKLYFAEHPEEKEVNKDILASYLEKGGDLKFNKVTRTQTGGGEYTLDGHDSAGLITTNATTVTEKQLLEYGKKPTEDEEK, encoded by the coding sequence ATGTTCAAATCATTAAAGAAAAAAATGAATGACCAACGTGGACTGACGCTAATTGAACTGCTTGCTGTTATTGTAATTTTGGGGATTATTGCTGCAATTGCTGTGCCGGCGATTTCAAATCTAATTGATAATACCAGAAATAAAGCTACTGTATCAGAAGGATTGCAAATAATAAGTTCTGCGAAATTGTATTTTGCCGAGCACCCAGAGGAAAAGGAAGTAAATAAAGATATTCTTGCTAGTTACTTAGAAAAAGGCGGAGACTTGAAATTCAACAAGGTCACTAGAACACAAACTGGTGGAGGAGAATACACCTTGGATGGACATGATTCTGCAGGACTCATAACTACAAATGCTACCACAGTAACAGAAAAGCAATTGTTAGAATACGGTAAAAAGCCAACTGAAGATGAAGAGAAATAA
- a CDS encoding type II secretion system F family protein: MARFKYAGRDRKGTRQGTINAVSKREALLKLKEDGIRVVDINEVPETFLTKDISIGNPVKLEHFVIYIRQFATLLKAGVTVVDATSILATQTESKHLKKALVAIESELREGNPLSLAVTKHKKIFTPMFINMVRAGEVGGNLDGALERLADHFEKQHHTKQKIISALTYPAVIGVIAIGVVIFLLTSIVPTFVTMFDDLGGELPAITQFVMGASAFVQGWWWLLALIGLMTAMGVVMIRKNQETKYYLDYALLRMPIFGKLLQKAVLARMTRTLSSLFSSSVPILQAMSIVENVVENEVIARVVRKSRDSLEKGQSMTIPMQNHWAFPPLVTQMVSIGEQTGSLDSMLAKVAEFYEKEVDIGTDKLKSLIEPLMIVVLAALVGTIVTSIMVPMFEMFNQFDKKY, translated from the coding sequence ATGGCCAGATTCAAATATGCAGGACGGGACAGGAAGGGAACAAGGCAGGGGACGATCAACGCAGTATCAAAACGCGAAGCGCTTTTGAAGTTGAAGGAAGACGGGATCCGTGTCGTGGATATTAATGAAGTCCCGGAAACCTTCCTGACAAAAGATATTTCAATCGGTAATCCGGTCAAGCTTGAGCATTTTGTCATCTATATTCGGCAATTCGCCACGCTCTTAAAAGCGGGCGTCACTGTCGTTGACGCGACTTCTATCCTTGCGACCCAGACGGAAAGCAAGCACCTAAAAAAAGCGCTAGTCGCCATAGAGTCGGAGTTGCGCGAAGGGAATCCGCTATCGCTTGCGGTTACAAAGCATAAGAAGATTTTTACGCCGATGTTCATCAATATGGTCAGGGCGGGTGAAGTTGGAGGAAATCTGGATGGGGCGCTTGAACGGCTGGCTGACCATTTTGAAAAGCAGCATCACACAAAGCAAAAAATCATTTCGGCATTGACGTATCCAGCTGTCATTGGCGTCATCGCAATCGGCGTCGTGATCTTTCTCTTGACCTCCATTGTCCCGACCTTTGTGACGATGTTCGATGACCTTGGCGGCGAATTGCCGGCTATCACCCAATTTGTGATGGGGGCAAGTGCATTTGTCCAGGGCTGGTGGTGGCTGCTCGCCCTAATTGGCTTGATGACCGCAATGGGCGTTGTGATGATCCGGAAGAATCAAGAAACAAAGTATTATCTCGACTATGCGCTTTTACGGATGCCGATTTTCGGAAAGCTTTTGCAAAAAGCTGTCCTCGCAAGGATGACAAGGACATTAAGTTCCCTGTTTTCCAGCTCGGTTCCCATCCTGCAGGCGATGTCGATTGTTGAAAACGTCGTTGAAAATGAAGTCATTGCCAGGGTGGTCCGAAAGTCCCGCGATTCACTCGAAAAAGGACAATCGATGACCATTCCGATGCAAAACCATTGGGCATTTCCTCCGCTCGTCACTCAAATGGTTTCAATTGGCGAACAAACCGGATCGCTCGATTCCATGCTTGCAAAAGTCGCCGAGTTTTATGAAAAAGAAGTCGACATTGGTACCGATAAACTCAAATCGCTCATAGAGCCCCTAATGATAGTCGTACTGGCGGCGCTTGTCGGAACCATCGTCACGAGTATCATGGTCCCGATGTTCGAAATGTTTAACCAGTTTGATAAGAAATACTAG
- a CDS encoding type IV pilus twitching motility protein PilT — protein sequence MKEKIDLILKAAFEHNASDIHLTVGVPPVMRINGDLRRYGKEPLRPDDTAGMAKAIIPEEKWRIFKEKGELDLSYSVPGLARFRVNTYHQRNCIAMALRTVPSKVPTIAELGMPDILLKLAEKPQGLVLVTGPTGSGKSTTLASMIHFMNQTMRKHIITLEDPIEYLHRHGNSIIDQREIGMDTGNFANGLRAALRQDPDVILVGEMRDLETIQTAITAAETGHLVLGTLHTSSAPATINRIIDVFPPAQQPQIRIQLASVLVGIISQRLFPTADKKGRKAATEIMINNAAIANLIRSEKIHQIASIMQTSRAQGMHTLDSNIKELIEKGFIQKEVAEPYLQELVT from the coding sequence ATGAAAGAAAAAATTGACCTGATTTTAAAGGCGGCTTTTGAGCATAACGCATCCGACATCCACCTGACAGTCGGTGTCCCGCCTGTCATGCGGATTAACGGGGATTTGCGAAGATACGGAAAAGAACCGCTCCGCCCCGATGATACCGCCGGCATGGCAAAAGCAATTATACCCGAAGAAAAGTGGCGGATTTTCAAGGAAAAGGGAGAACTTGACCTTTCCTACAGTGTGCCGGGATTGGCCCGTTTTAGGGTTAACACCTATCATCAACGAAACTGCATCGCCATGGCTCTCAGAACGGTCCCTTCAAAAGTTCCAACGATTGCCGAACTTGGCATGCCTGATATACTGTTGAAGCTCGCCGAAAAGCCCCAAGGCCTTGTCCTAGTGACAGGCCCGACAGGCAGCGGAAAATCGACGACGCTTGCCTCAATGATTCACTTTATGAACCAAACGATGCGGAAGCATATTATTACGCTCGAGGATCCGATAGAGTATTTGCACAGGCATGGCAATTCGATTATTGATCAGCGGGAAATCGGAATGGACACCGGGAATTTCGCTAATGGGCTCCGGGCTGCTTTAAGACAGGATCCGGATGTCATCCTTGTCGGGGAAATGCGGGATTTGGAAACGATACAGACCGCCATCACCGCCGCTGAAACGGGGCATCTGGTGTTGGGCACTTTGCATACTTCAAGCGCGCCGGCGACGATAAACAGGATTATTGATGTATTCCCGCCGGCCCAGCAGCCGCAAATCCGTATTCAACTAGCTTCGGTTCTGGTGGGAATTATATCCCAGAGGTTGTTTCCGACAGCTGACAAAAAAGGACGGAAGGCGGCGACTGAAATCATGATAAATAATGCGGCCATCGCCAACCTTATCCGTAGCGAAAAGATTCATCAAATCGCAAGCATCATGCAGACGTCGCGCGCACAGGGCATGCATACGCTTGATTCAAACATTAAGGAATTGATTGAAAAAGGATTCATCCAAAAAGAGGTGGCAGAGCCGTATCTGCAGGAGCTGGTGACATAA
- a CDS encoding GspE/PulE family protein, producing the protein MVRTKKRLGDLLIEAGLITGEQLEAALQDKGPKKRLGEALVERGVITEQQLIEVLEIQLGIPHISLFSYPFDKNLLTLIPKEMARRHQVVPLKKEGDKLFVALSDPMDFLAIDDLRLSTGFQIEVAIATKDDVLRAINKYYNSDEGLEEFLGDLPVREAAREDDVTDLDSPVVRLVNMLLSNAAVQRASDIHIDPQETKIVVRYRIDGVLRVERVLPKSMQNVLAARIKIMANLDITEYRIPQDGRIKLNLDFHPIDLRVSTLPTVFGEKIVMRLLDMGSTLNDLTKLGFNQLNFKRFTEMIEKPTGIVLITGPTGSGKSSTLYAALNRLNSEAVNIITIEDPVEYQLEGINQIQVNQNVGMTFATGLRSILRQDPNIVMVGEIRDKETVDVAIIASLTGHLVLSTLHTNDSLGTITRLIDMGVEPFMVASALSGIVAQRLVRKVCRDCAEFEEPSKREKEIFARRGIRIEKVPRGRGCSSCNMTGYKGRIALHEVLVINDDLRRLIMDGETFQAMRELAVKNRTIFLIDDGLLKIKQGLTTTEEVLRVAILE; encoded by the coding sequence ATGGTCAGAACAAAGAAAAGGCTTGGAGACCTCCTCATTGAGGCGGGCTTGATTACAGGTGAACAGCTCGAAGCCGCCTTACAGGATAAAGGGCCTAAAAAGCGCCTTGGCGAAGCGCTGGTCGAACGGGGAGTGATTACCGAACAGCAGCTGATCGAGGTGCTGGAAATCCAACTAGGGATTCCCCACATCAGTCTGTTCAGCTATCCGTTTGATAAAAATTTATTAACACTCATCCCTAAAGAAATGGCTAGGAGGCACCAGGTTGTTCCGCTCAAAAAAGAAGGGGACAAGCTTTTCGTCGCCCTTTCCGATCCGATGGATTTTCTCGCCATTGATGATCTGAGGCTTTCGACAGGTTTTCAAATTGAAGTGGCCATCGCGACAAAAGACGATGTATTGCGCGCGATCAATAAATACTACAACAGTGATGAAGGGCTCGAGGAGTTCCTGGGCGACCTTCCAGTCAGGGAGGCAGCCAGGGAAGATGATGTAACGGACCTTGATTCACCGGTAGTAAGGCTAGTCAACATGCTCCTTTCCAATGCGGCGGTCCAGCGGGCGAGTGATATCCACATTGATCCGCAAGAGACGAAAATTGTTGTCAGGTACAGGATCGACGGCGTTCTTCGGGTTGAACGGGTTTTGCCTAAAAGTATGCAAAATGTACTTGCGGCACGGATTAAAATTATGGCTAATTTGGATATTACCGAATACCGGATCCCGCAGGACGGCCGAATCAAGCTCAATTTGGATTTCCATCCGATTGATTTACGGGTATCGACACTGCCAACCGTTTTCGGGGAAAAAATCGTCATGCGCCTCCTCGATATGGGAAGTACATTGAACGATTTAACGAAGCTCGGCTTCAATCAGCTGAACTTCAAACGGTTCACGGAAATGATTGAAAAACCAACCGGAATCGTCTTGATTACTGGTCCGACCGGTTCGGGGAAATCGTCAACGCTTTATGCAGCACTCAACAGACTAAATAGCGAAGCGGTCAATATCATTACGATTGAAGACCCAGTGGAATACCAACTTGAAGGAATCAATCAAATCCAAGTTAATCAGAACGTGGGAATGACATTTGCGACCGGGCTCCGTTCTATCCTCCGTCAGGACCCGAATATCGTCATGGTCGGGGAAATACGCGATAAAGAAACTGTTGATGTCGCAATCATAGCTTCACTCACTGGCCATCTAGTCTTAAGTACCCTTCATACCAACGATTCTCTCGGGACGATTACAAGGCTGATTGACATGGGCGTTGAACCGTTCATGGTCGCATCTGCCCTGAGCGGAATTGTTGCCCAGCGGCTTGTCCGGAAAGTATGCCGTGACTGTGCGGAATTCGAGGAACCTTCCAAGCGTGAAAAGGAGATTTTTGCACGGCGCGGGATTAGAATTGAAAAAGTGCCGCGAGGACGGGGCTGCTCCTCTTGCAATATGACCGGCTATAAAGGCAGGATCGCCCTCCATGAAGTCCTCGTTATCAATGATGACCTTCGAAGGCTGATTATGGACGGGGAAACCTTCCAGGCAATGAGGGAGCTGGCTGTCAAAAACAGGACGATTTTCCTTATTGATGACGGCCTGCTGAAAATCAAACAAGGGCTGACCACAACGGAAGAAGTTTTGCGAGTAGCGATTCTTGAATAG